One window of the Thalassoroseus pseudoceratinae genome contains the following:
- a CDS encoding DUF1583 domain-containing protein, whose amino-acid sequence MLRILRSIGLGLGLCITPLAFADEPENATRADTNALHTLFGEDVLASNVQQTQVEAAGRSPQERFEYLKNSVLPPERPHAFRVIGRFLTTHPADEIQTYPHRARKSLWKPASADEPIRNDHGGVIVSPVLDLIETARELDRLTELENAIKSRSAETADEHRDRLALLFLTALAGNDIPAVTAAFDAFIPYAAMVPDERGADRWPEVLILQQGLANSETRLMVGEWAMNEFVKLFEYSPQFGLDVMNDHFRSLTGHYGGLRHNKTASPLPNWTVDSYLDSSTRGHGRPTACWQQRGHELHKISGHESDYLTYRIPLRGNYQIECDYTTGSRSHGGFVVAGRRLEMYFHNSRLKHGNYRKDYEVTKITPKMASGRWGRFRAVIDDRHLQAFFNGRLVHEEILPVEHNPWFTFRSWRRSHPVMKDLRITGTPTIPDQILLTAEAEMPGWVPYYERGFGANQGFWSAKTDETGTVVVQGYPRFDVRGEGMEKWLRYHRPMIEDGTIEYEFFYQKDLVGVYPALGRLAFLLKPDGVHTHWITDGRHETTGLDPFNADFNPEFQRGPNELPLHEDAWNRLQLSIEGRTVRLTLNGEFIFERPLEATNQRVFGLFHYADLTEALVKNVVWRGDWPKTLPEQELADPVLVELDRSAEELPDVWRHDFKNGIPADWFDSNGDSTAIKQTETGIATSRTGSDGFKELLACVEFAGDFDVSIRFEDFSSIQPAGEKSFRSGLALKVITDTASETSATVYRRLDWDGHKVACARIERKADGRLHYQTDRADEFCSSGQLRLARRGDQLYSLYAEGDSPNFRIIDQVEFPTAPVRVRGLKFLLQADKPQVKTDATWNELTIRADRIYGGPIENQRAIADRLNQQRNDATVRVIDFTSLAQASNQVTIPGLSVMTTTTADGDRWQVEATGFRPGDLPYKTIALPRGTVDVDLALDIHDIETGPQPENRTEVGLELYLPVANFSPDDVGPFDEIQGHPYKITWMFRTKGNGRVWLISRAVSRNLVGKPVYLPIRSVPVESPDHLRFVIDRGTLYFLYSEADSEDWHVQAALKIRRDDFSSGTAAAYAYANTSKWATDVTWKTLTIATNDNEPTLEVRDEP is encoded by the coding sequence ATGCTTCGAATTCTGCGTTCTATTGGCTTGGGGCTCGGGCTGTGCATCACTCCGCTGGCGTTTGCGGACGAACCGGAAAATGCGACACGCGCGGACACAAATGCCCTTCACACGTTGTTCGGTGAAGACGTGTTGGCCTCCAACGTGCAGCAGACGCAAGTCGAAGCCGCGGGTCGCTCGCCGCAGGAGCGGTTTGAATACCTCAAGAATTCCGTTCTGCCACCGGAACGTCCGCACGCTTTCCGTGTTATCGGTCGATTCCTGACCACGCACCCGGCCGACGAAATACAAACCTATCCGCATCGAGCCCGCAAGAGCTTGTGGAAACCGGCGTCCGCAGACGAGCCGATCCGCAACGATCATGGCGGTGTCATCGTTTCGCCGGTGTTGGATCTAATCGAAACCGCTCGCGAGTTGGATCGGTTAACGGAACTCGAAAACGCGATCAAATCACGATCCGCCGAAACCGCTGATGAACACCGCGATCGCTTGGCGTTGCTCTTTTTGACGGCTCTGGCTGGAAACGATATTCCGGCTGTCACCGCGGCGTTCGATGCCTTCATTCCCTACGCCGCGATGGTGCCCGACGAACGCGGTGCCGACCGTTGGCCGGAAGTGCTCATCTTGCAGCAGGGGTTAGCGAACTCGGAAACCCGGCTGATGGTCGGGGAATGGGCGATGAACGAATTCGTCAAGCTCTTCGAATATTCGCCCCAATTCGGTTTGGATGTGATGAATGATCACTTCCGATCCCTGACCGGACATTACGGTGGTCTGCGACACAACAAAACGGCTTCGCCGCTGCCGAATTGGACAGTCGACTCCTACCTCGATTCATCGACCCGCGGACATGGCAGACCGACCGCGTGTTGGCAACAACGCGGACACGAATTGCACAAGATTTCCGGGCACGAGTCGGATTACTTGACGTACCGAATCCCGCTGCGAGGGAACTATCAAATCGAATGCGATTACACGACCGGCTCGCGGAGCCACGGTGGGTTTGTCGTGGCGGGTCGGCGGTTGGAGATGTATTTCCACAATTCGCGGCTCAAACACGGGAATTACCGCAAGGACTATGAAGTCACGAAGATCACGCCCAAAATGGCGAGCGGTCGTTGGGGACGGTTCCGAGCCGTGATCGACGATCGGCACTTGCAGGCGTTTTTCAACGGTCGGCTGGTTCACGAGGAAATTCTGCCGGTCGAACATAATCCTTGGTTCACGTTTCGTTCCTGGCGGCGTTCGCATCCCGTGATGAAAGACCTTCGCATTACCGGAACGCCAACGATTCCCGACCAAATCCTTCTCACCGCCGAAGCCGAAATGCCAGGTTGGGTGCCGTATTACGAACGCGGCTTCGGTGCGAACCAAGGGTTTTGGTCGGCGAAGACGGATGAGACCGGAACGGTCGTTGTGCAGGGGTATCCTCGTTTCGATGTTCGTGGCGAAGGCATGGAAAAGTGGCTGCGTTACCACCGCCCGATGATCGAAGACGGCACGATCGAATACGAATTTTTCTATCAGAAAGACCTCGTCGGTGTGTATCCGGCTTTGGGGCGGTTAGCGTTTCTGTTGAAACCGGACGGCGTTCACACGCATTGGATCACCGATGGCCGTCACGAAACGACCGGACTCGATCCATTCAACGCCGACTTCAATCCCGAATTCCAACGCGGACCGAACGAGTTGCCACTTCACGAAGACGCTTGGAATCGGTTGCAACTTTCGATCGAAGGCCGGACGGTGCGGTTGACCTTAAACGGAGAGTTCATCTTCGAACGCCCCTTGGAAGCCACGAATCAACGGGTGTTCGGTTTGTTCCATTACGCGGATTTGACGGAGGCGCTTGTCAAGAATGTGGTGTGGCGAGGCGATTGGCCCAAGACACTGCCAGAACAAGAACTCGCCGATCCGGTACTGGTGGAACTGGATCGCTCCGCCGAGGAACTGCCCGATGTCTGGCGGCATGATTTCAAGAATGGCATTCCGGCCGATTGGTTCGATAGCAACGGCGACTCCACCGCGATCAAACAAACTGAGACGGGAATCGCCACGTCACGTACCGGCAGCGATGGTTTCAAAGAGTTGCTCGCTTGCGTGGAATTCGCCGGCGACTTTGACGTGAGCATTCGGTTCGAGGATTTTTCGTCGATCCAGCCCGCCGGTGAGAAATCGTTCCGCAGCGGATTGGCGTTGAAAGTCATCACCGACACGGCCAGCGAGACATCCGCCACAGTTTACCGACGTCTCGATTGGGACGGCCACAAAGTCGCATGTGCCCGAATCGAAAGAAAAGCCGACGGACGACTGCACTATCAGACCGATCGGGCCGACGAGTTTTGCTCATCCGGTCAATTGCGACTCGCCCGACGCGGAGACCAACTGTACTCGCTGTATGCCGAGGGTGATTCGCCGAACTTTCGCATCATCGATCAAGTCGAGTTCCCGACCGCTCCCGTTCGTGTGCGGGGGCTGAAGTTCCTGCTGCAAGCGGACAAGCCGCAGGTGAAAACAGACGCAACTTGGAATGAACTGACCATCCGAGCCGACCGAATTTACGGCGGACCGATCGAGAACCAACGTGCCATCGCGGATCGACTCAACCAGCAACGGAACGACGCCACGGTTCGAGTCATCGATTTCACGTCATTGGCCCAAGCCAGTAATCAGGTCACCATTCCAGGACTATCCGTGATGACCACGACCACCGCGGACGGAGACCGTTGGCAAGTCGAAGCCACCGGATTCCGACCTGGTGACCTCCCATACAAAACGATTGCCCTGCCACGGGGAACGGTCGATGTGGATTTGGCTTTGGATATTCACGACATCGAAACCGGCCCCCAACCCGAAAATCGAACCGAAGTCGGTTTGGAACTCTATCTACCTGTCGCAAACTTTTCGCCGGATGACGTAGGCCCGTTCGATGAGATCCAAGGCCATCCGTACAAAATCACCTGGATGTTCCGCACGAAGGGGAACGGCCGGGTTTGGTTGATTTCGCGGGCTGTGTCTCGAAATCTCGTTGGGAAGCCGGTTTATTTGCCGATTCGATCGGTGCCCGTCGAGTCGCCTGATCACTTGCGATTCGTCATCGACCGTGGAACGTTGTACTTCCTGTACTCTGAAGCGGATTCCGAAGATTGGCATGTGCAGGCGGCATTGAAAATTCGCCGAGACGATTTCTCCTCGGGAACTGCCGCCGCCTATGCCTACGCAAACACATCGAAATGGGCGACCGACGTCACTTGGAAGACGTTGACAATCGCGACAAACGACAACGAACCCACGCTAGAGGTCCGTGATGAACCCTAA
- a CDS encoding DUF1583 domain-containing protein gives MNPKRRWIFFLCAGVLGQAIVLDSLTASDASAISEIFADQHTPESAWTVHQRVAKLTAEERFEFLTNWILPGDTHDTWRLQIGFTPTNPPPNPSDLESSEVSGKRVVTGGQLVSPVFDWLETARELGKLDAVIKQVRAIPIDDGSEHRISQLAVVMLAEWYRGNTTAFADSLNQFIKVTPVNLNDGPSDAEWLVYEHCVRHGLHRNDVAHAVYRYFSWTRTNYALSVKQQQWNRLIGMTRRTIVETLPEDEQPKVHSLGHWIPASRMSARVNAEGRPPAVWDVHHGHAENLVSYQHDFLYYAIPLQGTFEIHWEAQVFDWQDTHLLVGRRWVFPSYKMDEYEIGNYRVRFSNRKLSRKLTKARNWFRMRVAVEGNTVTTYVNGLEVHREVTNYEISPWIAIRSDNRRDGCIRNLRIIGNPTIPDRIPLLTGSDLSSWSSYFDVPVGQESGGWIQQDGMLKSDMTALPDHHVERLLQYQRPMCEDGVIDYEFYYTPGQYQTHPAIGQLAFLLEPEGVKLHRVTNGRYERTELDPANVSVEPANQIGGNLPLKPAEWNRMRVELQGDTLTLTLNDEPIYRHQLAATNSRTFGYFQFIDRSQVIVRNAVHRGDWPRKLPELSEQEMAIEEYDPFDGKTEHLTDTFQINFANNPWWYSKFQTYRGHGIRDTEVTDRGLVAVQSSEKGYRGTSISPKLKLKGDFNIVAEFEDFQATTTPGGNSTLYLIVYFDTPENDEHSVTRRQIHDADGNTRHQCQCIVVQNSPKAKRRNHFSNTPMEEHAGKLRLTRTGNTLTYFTAEGDSPFFDFRGKIEALNDRADVREIRLVAQILDKGHVHVVWKSLSIQAENITGDALETISTDVTQLDKQREKLPDEFSHDFTKSPPTTNFAVRSQTPTWNPQDNGWRISAVGGRSWLATGFQTDTQIEGDFDLSANFEVRKIPKHKNTDLSAVYLQIELPTDNSDQINALFENAQGGESVRFQLGELGEDVNAKRNYSLHGLIPLKDITGLRICRYGTRLVVLAKSKRFDTDVYVGERKVTDGPIPPFHIRYMVHTRGEGLETVVLLKSIDFRAEKIVALDETPRPLPPQPNMPIRPQPIKPPPRKSLFDTLRDLFR, from the coding sequence ATGAACCCTAAACGGCGATGGATTTTTTTTCTGTGTGCGGGCGTGTTGGGTCAGGCAATCGTTCTCGATTCGTTGACGGCCAGTGACGCATCGGCCATCAGCGAGATTTTCGCGGATCAACACACACCGGAATCCGCGTGGACGGTGCACCAGCGAGTTGCAAAGTTGACGGCAGAGGAGCGGTTCGAGTTTCTCACGAATTGGATTCTTCCCGGCGACACCCACGACACGTGGCGATTGCAAATCGGGTTCACACCGACCAATCCGCCGCCAAATCCTTCCGACCTCGAATCGTCGGAGGTATCGGGCAAGCGGGTTGTCACGGGCGGGCAATTGGTGTCGCCGGTGTTCGATTGGCTGGAGACGGCCCGCGAACTCGGAAAACTTGATGCAGTCATCAAGCAAGTTCGTGCCATCCCGATTGATGACGGTTCCGAACATCGTATTTCCCAACTGGCGGTCGTGATGCTTGCGGAGTGGTATCGTGGCAACACCACCGCTTTCGCGGATTCTCTGAATCAATTCATCAAGGTCACTCCCGTCAATCTGAATGACGGCCCGAGCGATGCGGAATGGTTGGTCTACGAGCATTGTGTGCGTCACGGTCTTCATCGGAACGATGTTGCTCATGCCGTCTATCGGTATTTTTCCTGGACACGCACGAACTACGCATTGTCGGTCAAGCAGCAACAGTGGAATCGGCTGATTGGAATGACACGCCGAACCATCGTGGAAACTTTGCCCGAAGACGAGCAGCCGAAAGTTCACTCCCTGGGTCATTGGATACCGGCCAGCCGAATGTCCGCCCGCGTCAATGCGGAAGGCCGACCACCGGCGGTGTGGGACGTGCATCACGGTCATGCCGAGAACCTGGTGAGTTATCAACACGACTTCCTGTACTACGCAATTCCGCTGCAAGGGACGTTTGAAATCCATTGGGAGGCCCAAGTTTTCGACTGGCAAGATACGCATCTTCTGGTCGGCAGACGTTGGGTGTTTCCGTCCTATAAGATGGATGAATATGAAATCGGAAATTACCGCGTGCGGTTCAGCAATCGGAAGCTCTCACGAAAGCTCACCAAGGCCCGCAATTGGTTCCGGATGCGAGTTGCAGTCGAGGGCAACACGGTCACGACGTATGTGAACGGTCTGGAAGTTCATCGCGAAGTCACCAACTACGAGATCTCGCCTTGGATCGCGATTCGTAGCGACAACCGACGAGACGGCTGTATTCGGAACTTGCGAATCATCGGCAACCCCACGATCCCGGACCGAATTCCCCTTCTGACCGGTTCGGACCTGAGTAGTTGGTCGTCGTACTTCGATGTGCCGGTTGGTCAGGAATCAGGTGGTTGGATTCAACAAGATGGCATGTTGAAATCCGACATGACCGCCTTGCCCGATCATCACGTCGAACGCCTGCTTCAGTATCAACGTCCGATGTGTGAGGATGGCGTGATCGACTACGAGTTCTATTACACGCCCGGTCAATATCAGACGCACCCGGCGATCGGCCAACTGGCGTTTCTGTTGGAACCGGAGGGCGTGAAACTCCATCGCGTGACAAATGGACGATACGAGCGGACCGAACTTGATCCCGCGAATGTGTCGGTCGAACCCGCCAACCAAATCGGTGGGAACTTGCCGTTAAAACCGGCGGAGTGGAATCGAATGCGGGTCGAACTTCAAGGCGACACGCTCACCCTCACTTTGAACGACGAACCAATCTATCGTCATCAATTAGCCGCGACGAACTCCCGCACGTTCGGCTACTTTCAGTTTATCGATCGTTCCCAAGTGATCGTCCGCAATGCGGTGCATCGTGGCGACTGGCCTCGAAAACTGCCTGAACTTTCCGAGCAGGAAATGGCGATCGAGGAATACGACCCATTCGATGGCAAAACCGAACACCTCACGGATACGTTTCAAATCAACTTCGCCAACAACCCCTGGTGGTACTCGAAGTTCCAAACCTACCGCGGGCATGGCATCCGCGATACGGAGGTGACCGATCGCGGTTTGGTGGCGGTGCAATCGTCTGAGAAAGGATATCGCGGAACGTCAATCAGTCCGAAACTGAAGCTCAAGGGAGATTTTAACATCGTCGCGGAGTTCGAAGACTTCCAAGCCACCACAACCCCCGGCGGAAATTCCACGCTCTATTTGATCGTGTATTTCGACACCCCCGAGAACGACGAACATTCCGTCACCCGTCGGCAGATCCACGACGCGGATGGGAACACTCGTCATCAATGCCAATGCATCGTCGTGCAAAATTCCCCGAAGGCGAAGCGACGGAATCATTTTTCGAATACGCCCATGGAGGAACACGCCGGGAAACTTCGATTGACCCGCACAGGCAACACATTGACTTACTTCACCGCCGAGGGCGATTCCCCGTTTTTCGATTTCCGAGGCAAGATCGAAGCCCTGAACGATCGGGCTGATGTGAGAGAGATCCGCTTGGTCGCCCAGATTCTTGACAAGGGACACGTGCATGTGGTTTGGAAGTCGTTGTCGATCCAGGCGGAGAACATCACCGGCGATGCCCTCGAAACGATTTCGACAGACGTCACTCAACTCGACAAACAACGTGAGAAATTGCCGGACGAGTTCTCGCATGACTTTACGAAATCCCCACCAACGACCAACTTCGCGGTGCGGTCGCAAACGCCGACATGGAATCCGCAGGACAACGGTTGGCGCATTTCCGCGGTTGGTGGACGAAGTTGGTTGGCGACCGGGTTCCAAACAGACACGCAAATCGAAGGTGACTTCGATCTGTCCGCGAATTTCGAGGTCCGCAAAATCCCGAAACACAAAAACACGGACCTCAGCGCTGTTTATCTCCAAATCGAACTGCCCACGGATAACTCCGACCAAATCAACGCCCTCTTCGAGAACGCTCAAGGAGGGGAATCGGTTCGATTCCAACTTGGCGAATTAGGCGAGGACGTCAACGCCAAGCGAAATTATTCGTTGCACGGTCTCATCCCGCTGAAGGATATCACCGGTCTGCGAATTTGCCGGTACGGTACGCGACTCGTGGTGCTCGCGAAGTCCAAACGCTTCGACACCGATGTGTATGTTGGTGAGAGAAAGGTCACCGACGGCCCGATTCCACCGTTCCACATTCGTTATATGGTCCATACGCGTGGGGAAGGATTGGAAACGGTCGTGCTGTTGAAGTCGATTGATTTTCGGGCGGAGAAAATTGTGGCCCTCGATGAAACTCCGCGTCCGTTGCCACCGCAACCAAACATGCCCATCAGACCACAGCCGATCAAACCGCCGCCGAGGAAATCCCTGTTCGACACGTTGCGTGATCTTTTCCGCTAG
- a CDS encoding DUF1583 domain-containing protein → MKSPVFLLLTGLVFAVGFVNSQRLPAQESDDAQAVVRTQSQAILTQLRQDDIEPALDAFGELVDSSDVATLDGVSVLPAVLGGLARELAQLDEQERYDVLLKWTLPTESRNSVRLVTLTVPQSAPPKDFAREIGERARDETFAVPQMNGLPGLFCTGWMLARTADELGQLSRLQLTLDELADENIPGAKPMALLAKLADNRVNAEPLKTQWEQLLQSETVSTQVAIALAALQHDELHEFAERSLKPLAFSPNATDSRPFHRLAHAVAVQHHRGVSEPEVLFQNRLKYWVPVSGATAVTNAFGGAPSVWLTHEEHIMHLAGTGSDVLFFKYPLTGRFEFTCETQEGGDIGTDGGLVYGGLQFEAIGRENILNVWNADQWQLTRQPNHFTRHESTPTFNRVTIRRSQSGPQFLANLHPVWTDSVATEASPWLGLRSFANKRPVFRNFRFRGKPEIPRQVEMLQGDTLRGWQTSFYEESQPHFAPSEDVEEPPADWRMTGGVLEATQTEDAGSLGSQSVIRYHRPLLDGESVTYEFFYQADQFEAHPVLGRMAFLLEPRGVRVHWLTAGPYEWTGLAEDNALLEPFNRRGPRPLPLKEDDWNTVRLERKNDRITLSLNNETIYQRGLDFTGDLQFGIYRNRTKSSVRMRNAILQGDWPEEFPQELLDNPEQITATE, encoded by the coding sequence ATGAAGTCACCCGTATTTTTGCTGCTGACCGGTCTGGTCTTTGCCGTCGGTTTTGTGAATTCTCAACGGTTGCCCGCACAGGAATCCGACGATGCTCAAGCCGTCGTGCGGACGCAATCGCAGGCTATTCTCACGCAGCTTCGACAAGACGACATCGAACCGGCGTTGGACGCGTTTGGTGAACTGGTCGATTCGTCGGATGTTGCCACTCTCGATGGTGTCTCGGTCTTGCCCGCGGTGTTGGGGGGATTAGCCCGCGAACTTGCGCAACTCGACGAGCAAGAGCGTTACGATGTCCTCCTGAAATGGACGTTGCCGACCGAATCACGGAACAGCGTGCGATTAGTCACGCTTACCGTTCCGCAATCGGCACCGCCGAAAGATTTTGCCCGTGAGATCGGCGAACGGGCCCGCGACGAAACATTCGCCGTCCCACAGATGAATGGTCTACCAGGTCTGTTTTGCACAGGGTGGATGCTCGCGAGAACGGCGGACGAACTTGGGCAACTCAGCCGTCTGCAATTAACGCTCGATGAACTCGCCGACGAAAACATTCCCGGTGCGAAACCGATGGCGTTGCTGGCGAAGCTCGCGGACAATCGGGTAAATGCCGAGCCATTGAAAACGCAATGGGAGCAACTTCTTCAGTCCGAAACCGTATCGACGCAGGTGGCCATCGCACTCGCGGCACTTCAGCACGACGAGCTTCATGAGTTCGCCGAGCGTTCACTCAAACCGCTCGCGTTTTCACCGAACGCAACAGATTCCCGACCATTTCATCGGTTGGCACATGCGGTCGCGGTGCAGCATCACCGTGGTGTGTCCGAACCGGAAGTTCTCTTTCAGAATCGGCTCAAATACTGGGTGCCGGTTTCCGGGGCAACGGCAGTCACAAACGCGTTCGGTGGTGCACCGAGCGTTTGGTTGACCCATGAGGAACACATCATGCACCTCGCCGGAACCGGTAGCGATGTGCTGTTCTTCAAGTATCCGCTGACCGGTCGATTTGAGTTCACCTGTGAAACGCAAGAGGGCGGCGATATTGGCACCGATGGCGGTCTGGTGTATGGCGGTTTGCAATTCGAGGCGATTGGACGAGAGAACATTTTGAACGTCTGGAATGCCGACCAGTGGCAACTAACGCGACAGCCCAACCATTTCACCCGACATGAATCCACACCGACATTCAACCGCGTGACAATTCGGCGATCGCAATCCGGTCCGCAATTCCTCGCGAACTTGCATCCCGTATGGACGGACTCCGTCGCGACTGAGGCGAGTCCGTGGTTAGGGCTGAGAAGTTTCGCGAACAAACGACCGGTCTTTCGCAACTTCCGTTTTCGGGGAAAACCCGAGATCCCACGTCAGGTGGAGATGCTGCAAGGGGACACGCTTCGCGGTTGGCAAACGTCATTCTATGAGGAATCGCAACCGCACTTTGCTCCGTCGGAAGACGTTGAAGAACCACCAGCCGATTGGCGGATGACCGGCGGCGTTCTCGAAGCGACTCAAACCGAAGACGCGGGCTCACTCGGATCGCAAAGCGTGATTCGTTACCACCGTCCGTTGTTGGATGGCGAATCCGTGACGTACGAATTCTTCTATCAAGCCGACCAGTTCGAAGCTCACCCTGTGTTGGGTCGGATGGCGTTTCTTTTGGAACCGCGTGGTGTTCGCGTTCACTGGTTAACCGCCGGACCGTACGAATGGACCGGCCTCGCCGAAGACAACGCCTTGCTCGAACCGTTCAACCGTCGAGGCCCGCGTCCGCTGCCATTGAAAGAAGATGACTGGAACACGGTCCGCCTTGAACGAAAGAACGATCGCATCACGCTCTCGCTGAACAACGAAACCATCTATCAACGCGGTTTGGATTTCACCGGCGACCTGCAATTCGGCATCTACCGAAACCGCACGAAATCTTCCGTCCGCATGCGGAATGCAATTCTTCAAGGAGATTGGCCCGAGGAGTTCCCGCAAGAATTGCTCGACAACCCCGAACAAATCACCGCCACCGAGTAA
- a CDS encoding DUF1499 domain-containing protein: MGLFTGKRPELGVHDGRLKPCPSSPNCVCSYATPEDKQHHIDPLPLLGSVDESLAQLVRVLEDRSDAEIIERTDRYIRVEFTTRLLRFVDDVEFLIDEAAGVIQVRSASRLGHSDLGANRKRIETLRKQWTKLV, encoded by the coding sequence ATGGGCTTATTCACCGGGAAACGTCCTGAACTCGGCGTGCACGACGGACGCCTCAAACCGTGTCCGTCTTCGCCGAACTGTGTGTGTTCTTACGCCACGCCGGAGGACAAGCAACACCACATCGACCCGCTGCCGCTGTTGGGTTCGGTGGACGAATCGCTTGCCCAGCTCGTACGTGTGCTGGAAGACCGCAGCGATGCCGAAATCATCGAACGCACCGATCGCTACATCCGGGTCGAATTCACAACCCGACTGCTCCGTTTCGTGGACGATGTGGAATTTTTGATCGACGAAGCGGCGGGCGTCATTCAAGTTCGCTCCGCCTCACGACTGGGGCATTCCGATCTCGGCGCCAACCGCAAACGAATTGAGACCTTGCGGAAACAGTGGACAAAGTTGGTTTGA